In one Diabrotica virgifera virgifera chromosome 7, PGI_DIABVI_V3a genomic region, the following are encoded:
- the LOC126888555 gene encoding uncharacterized protein LOC126888555, with the protein MTDNDQTMPNDNATSYEGNDHPIIARVGIKAPEFWRNEPELWFLRLEAQFRQAKITSDNCKFDHTVASLNSDILIEVADIVKNPTAGNAYTQLKAHLLERYGISSDDRIYRLMELTLGDLKPTQLLHRMQALATDSISTQVLKNFWLDRLPPSVRSVISVLDGDLEELAKKADKYLRCSNFPVMAVTESPILDKAVAALNDQVSALSNRLAVAEERQQIQMVKSAKSSSDEQCYYHRRFGAQAKKCRPPCSFTKNDERAQ; encoded by the coding sequence ATGACAGATAACGACCAAACAATGCCAAACGATAATGCTACATCATACGAAGGCAATGATCACCCAATAATTGCACGGGTAGGCATAAAAGCTCCAGAGTTTTGGCGCAATGAACCAGAACTATGGTTTCTTCGGCTGGAGGCGCAGTTCCGACAAGCCAAAATAACATCTGACAACTGCAAATTCGATCATACTGTTGCTAGTTTAAACAGTGACATACTAATAGAAGTGGCGGATATTGTAAAGAATCCAACTGCTGGCAATGCCTATACACAACTGAAAGCTCACCTTCTCGAAAGGTATGGCATTAGCTCAGATGACAGGATCTACAGATTAATGGAGCTCACTCTGGGTGACTTAAAACCCACTCAACTACTCCACAGAATGCAAGCTCTGGCCACGGATAGCATTAGTACACaagttctaaaaaatttttgGTTGGACCGCCTACCACCTTCGGTTCGAAGTGTTATATCTGTTCTTGATGGAGATCTAGAAGAGCTTGCTAAGAAAGCCGATAAGTACCTCCGATGTTCCAATTTTCCAGTCATGGCTGTTACCGAAAGCCCTATCTTAGACAAAGCAGTGGCTGCATTGAATGACCAAGTGAGCGCTTTATCCAACAGATTAGCTGTAGCTGAAGAACGGCAACAGATTCAAATGGTCAAGAGTGCCAAGTCATCATCTGACGAGCAGTGTTACTACCATCGAAGATTTGGTGCACAAGCAAAGAAATGTAGACCACCCTGCAGTTTTACAAAAAACGACGAAAGGGCGCAGTAA